The bacterium genomic sequence ACTCTGGGGACCCGAGGCAGGGGCCCGGGATTCCGTTTATCTCGACTTGTGGGACGATTACATGGACCCCGCATGAGGGCCCAACAAATAAGTCTATGAGTGAGATTGGCGATGAATGATCCGAAGGATTTTGATGCGCTTCCCTTATTGCCGCGGGATGAAGAGGGACCCGTATTCCGCGAGCCCTGGGAGGCGCAGGCCTTCTCCATGACTTTGATGCTCCACCAGCAAGGCCATTTTACCTGGAAAGAGTGGGCGGAATGCCTGGGTGCAGAGATCGCGGCGGCCAAAGAGCGGGGAGACCCCGACCTGGGGGATACTTACTACCTGCATTGGCTTGCCGCTTTCGAGAAAATAGTTGCCAAAAAGGGTTTTGTGGGAGCCGATTCCCTCCACCGCCGGAAAAAAGAGTGGGATGCCGCCGCCCGGGCGACCCCTCACGGCCAACCCATATTGCTCAGGCAGGAAAAAGAGCGGTAGGGAATTTGCCGGGCACGCCTTTGCTCCGCAAAAAATAGGACCTGTCCATGGCGAATTGATAATTAGGCAGCAATTTGGTGGCTAGTTGGGAATTTGCCACACACAGGACGGAGTCGCTATTGTCGGACTTCGGGGGCTATCATAAATACTGCATATTCAAGAATTTCCTGACGGACGGCTCCAACAAAAAATCGCTGGACCAGGACAGCCCTACCACCTGCGCGGGTGATCCTCCGGCAGAGGAGAGCCGAAAGGACCCGTTCCTGTATTTTGCCGGACATAAGCGATCCGATTGTGCCCCGGCTGGAATTTTCCGTTCAGAGCGTCCCGGAGCCAATCCACCGCCATCGGGTTCAAGTCCGATCCTCCCAGGCCCTTCATGCCCCACACCCGGTGAAATTCATTTTCCAATATCCAGAGTTCCTTGGGACTTTCCAGTTCCTCGAAAAATGAAAAAGCG encodes the following:
- a CDS encoding nitrile hydratase accessory protein, whose translation is MNDPKDFDALPLLPRDEEGPVFREPWEAQAFSMTLMLHQQGHFTWKEWAECLGAEIAAAKERGDPDLGDTYYLHWLAAFEKIVAKKGFVGADSLHRRKKEWDAAARATPHGQPILLRQEKER